In the Malaya genurostris strain Urasoe2022 chromosome 1, Malgen_1.1, whole genome shotgun sequence genome, one interval contains:
- the LOC131426280 gene encoding uncharacterized protein LOC131426280, with translation MRALLVLTASLAAASAQFFGDSVQVLPATYEQGVTTIGAGPSVGFGQVGGGFGGSVGSSGGFGGRSGVGRGSGFGGGSGFGGGSSVSGGSGFGGVSQSSRSSGFGGGSSVSGGSGFGGGSSVSGGSGVSSSSRSLGFGSGARFGGSVGSSSGGGTTGFGGGSGFSSGASSGSSGFGEGVGARSGGPVRYFVKPEVVKKHFFYHAAPEADGPVDSEARVEIQPQTHYKVLFIKAPTASAAAAARAAARTRTQEKTIVYVLVGKSEGGADSSADAAVDTYNSAKPEVYFIKYQGKNTGGAGGVGGAGFGGGSVGGFGGGSVGGFDGGSFGGFDEGLRFGGGGSSGGVGGGSFGNSFGGTSSLGRSTSSSSGSDFSSGSGFGSGSGFTGGSAKFGGSSSNFGGSGVSGFDAGSSGLSSGSYTFSGESGTTSFGLSQTFIPGGTETTSF, from the exons ATGCGAGCTCTTCTG GTGTTAACCGCCAGCCTTGCGGCAGCTTCCGCGCAGTTTTTTGGAGACTCGGTGCAAGTCCTACCGGCTACCTATGAACAAGGGGTAACAACAATCGGTGCTGGGCCCTCGGTCGGTTTCGGGCAG GTTGGAGGAGGATTCGGAGGATCTGTCGGTAGTTCCGGAGGATTCGGTGGTCGCAGTGGAGTTGGCCGAGGATCTGGATTTGGTGGAGGCTCTGGCTTCGGTGGAGGATCTTCAGTGAGCGGTGGTTCTGGTTTCGGTGGAGTTTCCCAGTCCAGTAGAAGCTCCGGATTCGGTGGAGGATCCTCGGTGAGCGGAGGATCTGGTTTCGGTGGAGGATCTTCGGTGAGCGGAGGTTCAGGAGTTTCTTCGTCCAGTAGAAGCTTAGGGTTCGGTAGCGGTGCCCGATTTGGCGGAAGTGTAGGTTCCAGTTCTGGAGGAGGAACTACCGGGTTTGGAGGTGGCTCCGGTTTCAGTTCAGGAGCCAGCAGTGGTTCTTCCGGATTCGGTGAAGGTGTAGGAGCTCGAAGTGGAGGACcagttcgttatttcgttaaacCTGAG GTCGTTAAAAAACATTTCTTCTATCATGCTGCTCCGGAGGCTGACGGCCCCGTAGATTCGGAGGCTCGCGTCGAGATTCAACCCCAGACCCACTACAAGGTCCTGTTCATTAAGGCCCCAACTGCTTCGGCTGCTGCTGCCGCTCGGGCCGCTGCTCGTACCCGCACTCAGGAGAAGACCATTGTTTATGTGTTGGTTGGTAAATCCGAAGGTGGAGCCGATTCTTCCGCTGATGCCGCTGTCGATACTTACAACAGTGCCAAACCGGAAGTATATTTCATCAAGTATCAAGGAAAGAATACTGGTGGAGCAGGAGGAGTCGGTGGTGCTGGATTTGGCGGAGGAAGTGTCGGTGGATTTGGCGGAGGAAGTGTTGGTGGATTTGATGGAGGAAGTTTCGGTGGATTTGACGAAGGACTAAGATTTGGTGGTGGTGGCAGCAGCGGCGGTGTTGGTGGTGGCAGTTTTGGTAATAGCTTCGGAGGTACTAGCAGCTTAGGCCGTTCAACTAGCAGTTCAAGTGGTTCAGATTTCAGCAGTGGTTCCGGTTTCGGCAGTGGTTCAGGTTTCACCGGAGGTTCCGCGAAATTCGGTGGAAGTAGCAGCAACTTCGGCGGATCAGGAGTTTCTGGATTCGATGCGGGTAGCTCGGGACTTTCAAGTGGATCGTACACATTCAGCGGTGAAAGTGGAACTACCAGTTTCGGCCTAAGCCAAACCTTTATTCCGGGTGGCACCGAAACAACATCTTTCTAG